The DNA segment GCCGGCCGCGGAAGCCCGCGTAGGTGCCGTCGTGGAAGAAGCCGTGCGTCAGGGTCTTGGCGAGTGCGGCGAGGGGGGCCCGGGCGTAGTCCGCGTAGTAGCCCTGGCACTCGCCCGTGAGCGCGGCGTGCAGCGCGTGGTGGAAGTCGTCGCTCCACTGCGCGTGCAACCCGAGGCCGCCCTCCGCCCGCCGGGTGATGACCCGGGGGTCGTTGAGGTCCGACTCGGCGATCAGGAAGAGCGGCCTCCCCACCTCCGCGGCCAGCGCGTCCACGGCGGCCGACAACTCCTCCAGGAACGGGTACGCGCGCGTGTCGCACAGCGTGTGCACGGCGTCCAGCCGCAGGCCGTCCAGCCGGTAGTCGCGCAGCCATGCGAGGGCGCTGCCGACGAGGTACGCGCGCACCTCGTCGGAGCCGGGCGCGTCCAGGTTGACGGCGGCGCCCCAGGGCGTCTGGTGGGTCTCCGTGAAGTAGGGGCCGAACGCCGCCAGGTGGTTCCCGGACGGGCCCAGGTGGTTGTGCACGACGTCGAGCACCACGCCGAGACCGCGGCCGTGCGCCGCGTCCACGAAGCGCCCCAGCGCCTGGGGGCCGCCGTAGGGCTCGTGCACGGCCCAGGGCGCCACCCCGTCGTACCCCCAGCCGTGCCGCCCGGGGAACGGGCAGAGCGGCATCAGCTCCACGTGGGTGACCCCGAGGTCCGCCAGGTGCCCGAGGCGGGCGGCCGCCGCGTCCAGGGTGCCTTCGGGGGTGAACGTGCCCACGTGCAGCTCGTACAGCACCGCCCCCGCAAGACCCCGGCCCGCCCAGGGGGCCTGCCGGGCGTGGCGCGCGGGGTCGACGACGGCACTGAGGCCGTCCGGCCCGTCGGGCTGGCGGCGCGAGCGCGGATCGGGGCGGGGCGGGCCGCCGTTCAGGCAGAAGCCGTAGCGGGTGCCGTCCGCGGTGTCGGCCTGAGCCGTCCACCAGCCCGGGCGTGCCGGATCGCGCTCCATCCCGCGCGTGCCGTCCGTCAGTTGGAGGGCGACCCGCTCGGCCTCGGGCGCCCACACCTCGAACTCCACGATCGGCTCCCCTCGTCGGCGGGCCGGCCGCCGCGGCGCGGCCGGCACCCGGCGCCGCGGTGACCGCGCGGCGCGGGGCGGCGCCGCACCGCCCCGCCGTCCATGGTGCGCCAGACCGGGCCCCGTCGCCCTCCCTTCCCCCAGATGTCCCTCCAGGGGTGGACAACAGGAGTGCGGGTGTCCGCGGACGGTAACGAGCCCGTCGTGACTTCGCATCACCTCGCCGCGCCCCCGGTGCGTTCTCCTTCCGTACGCCCAGGTCAGTGCCGCTTTGGACGGTGGGTGCACCGTCCCCGGCTGCTGGACAGGCACCGCTGTGCTGCCTGAGAATCTCCTTGTGACCCCGCCTTCTGAGCCCGAGTCGATCCCGGCGCGGCTGTCCGACGCCGAGCGGGACAGGGCAGTGACGGCCCTCAAGGAGGCCGCTGCTCAGGGGAAGCTCTCCTACGACACGTTCCTGATCCGCATGGAGCGCGCCCTGGCCGCCCGCGAGGCCGGCGAACTCGCTCTGCTCACCGCCGATCTGCGCGGCGAGGGCCGCATGTCGCGCCTGGTGTTCGGCACGGTCAGCGCCCTGTCCGGCTTCACCATGCGGCTGGGCAACGCCTGGCGGGCCGAGCGGCTGCCGAAGCTCCTGCTGCCGGCGCCCGCCGACTCCAGGCCGCTGCGCATAGGCCGCGACCCCGGCAACAACCTGCGGCTCAGCCACGAGACCGTCTCCCTGCGGCACGCCGAACTCAGCCTCCAGAGCGGCCTGTGGGTGCTGCGCGACCTCGGCTCCACCAACGGAACCGTCGTCAACGGCCGCAGGGTGGTGGGCGCCGTCGTCGTCCGCGACGGCGATCAGGTGAGCTTCGGCCAGATGGCGTTCCGCCTGTCGGCCCGCTGACCGGCAGCGCCCCGCCCCGCCGGGTGCCCGCCCGGCGCCTCACACCGTGACGCGCGCGTGCCGTGCGGCCTCGATGACGGTACGGGCCTGATGCGCGACCTGGTGGTCCACCGGCACCCAGCGTGCCCGGAACTGCTCCGCGAAGGAGGCGCACCAGGCCGCCACGAGTCTTTCCAACCGGGGTGCCGCCCGGTCGCCCGAGTCCTCAAGGACCCTCAGCAGCATGGCCGCCGCCCGCAGGGGCAGCCGCCGGCCGAACGCGTCGATGCTGCCGATCGACGCCATCGTGGCCCCCGGCGGCGGTGGCCGCCCCCAGTCCTCCGCCAGGCCCGGCACCAGCGCGAGCACCCAGCGCGCCGCCCGCAGGAGGGGCCCGTCGGTGTCCGGCAGCCTCGGCCATGCCTCGTCTAGGACCTCCTGCACCCGCAGCGTGTCCTGCCGCAGCCTGCCCGCGATGCGGCGCAGCTCCCAGTCCGGCGCGGGGTGCGGCGACTCGTCGTCGACCAGGTCGCTCGCCCACATCGGGACCTCGACGATCGCCGTCAGGCCCCCGTAGCGGTGCGCGTGGTGCCAGGTGCTCATCCGGACGTCGTCGGGCAGGCTGGGGAAGGCGACGTCCACACCGGGCTCCGGCATGACGTGCACCCCCGGCCCCGAGGCGGGCCACCCGGCGGCGTCCGAGGCGCCCGTCTCCACCGGGATGTGCAGCTCGGCCGCCGACTTCGCGAAGGGCTCGGCGAGCCCGGGGATGTCCTTGGTGAGCTGCACCCAGCTGCCGCCCAGGTCGGTGCCGTGCAGCGACACCTGGAGGTAGGGCCGCAGCTCGTCGATGACGCCCGTGAGCGCCCTGGTCTCCGGCGGGAGCCGGTCCGGCGGCAGCACGGACGGCGACCACTCGGGCTGCTCGGGGCCCGCCGGGCGGAAGAACCGCCGGTGGTAGTCGAGCAGCGTGCGGGGCGCCGGCGTGCGGTGCAGCGCGGCGCCGTCCGGGTCCGCGCAGAGCAGGAAGTGCCAGGCGGTGTCCGCGCGAAGCTCGTCGTCCTCAAGGGCGCGCTCGGCGAGGTGCAACAGCGTGGAACCGCCCGCGGGCTCGTTGGCGTGCGCCCCCGCGACCACCAGCACCGCCTGCGCGGCGTGCCCTATGGACAGCAGGTGGAGGGGCCGTCCGGCCCGTGAGACGCCGACCTGTCGCAACAGTCCCAGATCGGGTCGGCCGGCCGCCAGTGTGCGTGCGGACGAGATCAATTCGGGCACGCTGGGATAGTGCTGCTCCATCAGGTGACTCACCCCCCAGAGGTCTGCCTGAAGGTGCGCACCGGCAGTACTTCACGCCGCGCTGCGGCGTGTCAAGGAGTGTGAAGGCATGGCTCGGTGTTGCTGCGCCCCTCGTCCCGCAGGAGCTAGAAACGTTTCTCCTACCGCTTCGGGGCGTCGGGTGCGGGTGGGTGTGGCGGGGCCGCCGGAGCACCGGCCGGGCGGTGCTCAGCCCGGCAGCGCCGCGGTGAGATCGACCTCCACGAGCTGCCCGCGGAAGCCGAGCGAGGCCACTCCGAGGAGCGTGGCGGCGGTCCTGAACGCCGGGCCGAGCACCGAGCGGTTCAGACGGTGCCACGCCGCGCCGAGGACGGCGGACTCGTCGCCGCACACGTAGACGACGGACCTGACGACGTCCTCGGGACGGGCCGCGACCGCGGCCAGAGCGGCCACGGCGTTCGCCGCGACCTGGTCGATCTGGTCGTTCAGCGACTCGGGGCCCACCAGGTCTCCGTTGGCGTCGAGGGGGCACTGCCCGGCCAGATACGCCGTGCGGCCCGCCTCCACGACGGTGATGTGGTGGTAGCCGGGGGTGGGATGGAGCTGCTCGGGGTTGACGAGGGCGATCCGTGGATTCGCCGGAGGGCGCGGGCTCGCCGGGGTCGGCTGGTTCGCCGGGGTCCGTGGGCTCATCCGGGTGAGTCTGGCGCGGATGGCCCCGTGCACGCGCCCCCTTTTTTTCTACGGCCGCTGGGCGGAAGCTGGTTCACCGCGTCCCGGGGAGCCGTCCCGTGCCTCCCCTCGCCCCACTCCTCACGGGTCGCCCAGCACGCCCCCGGACGCGCCCTCCACGCGTTCCAGGAGAGCCACCGGCGCCCCGCGGAACAGGTCCTCAAGGAGGATGCTCCCGGTGAACTCGTGGCCGATGGCCAGCAGGTCGTGCCAGTGGCCCTCGGGCAGCGTGAGACGGGTTCCGCGCCAGCCGCCCGCCTCCGCCAGGCGGAGGGAGAGGCGGGTCACGGCTGTCAGTACCGCACCGGTGCGCAGGAAGGCCAGGCAGTGGGCGGCGGCCGGGCCGGCGGCCTCCAGCGGGCGGTAGGACGCCGCTTCGCCGAACACCGCGGGGCGCCGGGCGCGTAGCCGCAGGGCTGCCGCGGTGAGGGCCGCCTTCTCGGCGGAGAGGGAGGCGGGGACCGGGCTGGTCGTGCCGGTGGTCCCGCCCGTCCGCCGTGGCTCCCGCCCGTCGCCGCCGAACGTCCCGGGCAGGCGCGCCGGGACGCGGTTGTCCGGGTCCACCAGCGCCCGGTAGTCGTGTTCCGTGCCCTGGTAGAGGTCGGGCACGCCCGGCATGGTCAGGTGCAGCAAGGCGGCGCCCAGGACGCGGGCGCGGACATGGGGGGCGAGGGTGGCCGCGAAGCGGGTCACCAGGCGGTGCGCCGGGGCGCCGCCGGGGCCGGCCGCGGCGAAGCCGGCCACCGCCTTCTCGTACGTCTCGTCCGGCTCGGTCCAGGTGGTGTCGAGGCCCGCCTCGCGCACGTGCTTGAGCAGCGCCGCCCGTATGCGGGCGGTCTCGGGGCCGCGGGGGTCGGCGAGCGCGACGGCCGTCTGCCAGGCCGCCCAGGCGAGGCCCGCGCCGGGGACTGACGCGCCGTCGGCGGCGGTGAGCGCGTTCGCCTCGTCGAGGAGCGCGGCGAACCGCTCGGGGCACTCGGTGAGCAGCGCGATCCTGGCGCGCGCGTCGGCGCTGCGCTTGGTGTCGTGCGTCGACAGGACGGTGCCGGTCAGCGGCCACGCGCGCTGCACGCGCGCGCAGTGCGCGTGGAAGGCGGCCGGCGGCAGCGCGGGCAGGCCCGGGTCGCCGCCCACCTCGGCCGCCGAGAGCAGCGGCCCGTACCGGTAGAACGCCGTGTCCTCCACGGCCTTGGCCCGCAGCGCGGACGCGGTCTGCGCGAACCGCGCCCGGAACTCCTCGCCGTCCCGGCCCGTCCCGAGCCTGCCCAGCACCAGGTCCCGCACCACGTCCACGGCCGCCGCCTCCTCCGGCACCGCGAAAGCGCCCTTGGCGTCCTCGGCGGCCTCCCGGGACAGCACCCACCCGGCGTCGGTGTCGTCGTAGGGGCGGTAGACGGGCAGCCGGACCAGCAGCTCGCGGAGGGCGGTGCGCAGCGCCCAGGGCGCATGGTCGCGGAGTCCCGGGTCCGCGGCGCAGACGCGTGCGCACGCGCGCGTAAGGCGCTCCACTTCAGCGGCCAGCTCCTCGGCGACGACCTGCCGGGCGGCGCGCCGTACCGTGGCGGCCCACTCGCCGCCCCGGTCCGCGGGCGCCGCCACGCGGGCGCGGTACAGGGCGAGCAGTTCGAGGGCGCCCTCCGGGTCGGTGAGCACCCCGTCGACCTGGCGCAGGGCGTCGTAGCCCGTGGTGCCCGCGACCGGCCAGGCGGCGGGCAGCCGCTCCCCGTCCGCGAGGATCTTCTCGACCACCGTCCAGCGGCCCCCGCAGGCCTTGTGCAGCCGCCGCAGGTAGCCGCCGGGGTCGGCGAGCCCGTCAGGGTGGTCGACGCGCAGGCCGTCCAGCACGCCCTCGTCGAGCAGGCCGAGCACCTTGGCGTGCGTCAGCCGGAACACCTCGGGGTCCTCCACGCGCACCCCGATCAGCTCGGAGACGGTGAAGAAGCGCCGGTAGTTCAGCTCGGTCCTGGCCAGCCGCCACCAGCACAGCCGGTACCACTGGGCGTCCAGCAGCCGCGGCAGCGGCAGGCGCTCGGTGCCCTCGCGGAGCGGGAGGACCTGCTCGCCGTAGCGCAGGCATGGCCCGCCGTCCGCCGCACCGTCGAAGGCCCGCCCGGCCCCCGCCCGCCGGCCGCCCGCCATGTCTGCCGCCGGCTCCCCGCCCGCCGTGCCCGCCGCCGCGGCGTACGGACCGGCACGTCCCGCCCCCGTGAGGCGCAGTTCGTCCAGCTCCCCGCCGAGCGGGCCGGCCAGCACAGGCAGCAGCACCTGACCGCCGCCCGCCTCCCAGTCGATGTCGAACCAGCGCCCGTACGGGCAGTCCGGGCCCTGCCTGAGCACCTCCCAGAGCGCGCGGTTGTACCGCGGTACGGCCGCCATGTGGTTCGGCACGATGTCCACGACGAGCCCCAGGCCATGCGCGCGTGCCGTGCGCGACAGCGCCCTCAGGCCCTCCTCGCCGCCGAGTTCGCCCCGTACGCGCGCGTGGTCGACGACGTCGTAGCCGTGCGCCGATCCGGGGACCGCCTCAAGCACCGGCGAAAGGTGCAGGTGCGAGACGCCGAGGCCGGCCAGGTACGGCACGGCGCCAGCGGCGGCCGCGAACGGGAAGGCGGGCTGGAGCTGGAGCCGGTACGTGGCGGTGGGCACCCGCACCTCGGGCCCGGCGGACACAGGGGTCATGCGCACGTAGCTACCGCAGTCGGGGGCCGGGCGCCCGCCGGGTGAGCCACCCGGGTGAGTCACCCGGCCAGGCAGGCCGCAGTCCTCAGAGCACCTCGCCGCCCCCTCAAGCGGGCCGCTGGAGCACCGTCAGACTGCGGTCGACCAGGGCCAGGCGGTCGCCGGCCTTCACCTTGGGGCCGGTGCCGGGCCGGATGCCGTCCGAGCGTGCCGTGTCGACGACCACCTCCCACTGGTGGCCGTGGTTGACCGGCACGACGAATTCCAGCGGCTCCGGGGAGGCGTTGAACATCAGCAGGAAGGAGTCGTCCTTGATCCGCTCCCCGCGCGGTCCCGGTTCGGAGATGGCGTTCCCGTTCAGGAACACCGTCAGGGCGCTGGCCTGTGCCGCGCTCCAGTCGCGCCGTTTCATCTCCTCACCCTCAGGGGTGAACCAGGCGATGTCGGAGAGGTCGTCGTGGGTGCCCTGCACCGGCCGGCCGTGGAAGAACCGGCGCCTGCGGAAGACGGGGTGGTCGCGGCGGAGCCAGACCATCGCGCGGGTGAAGGCGAGACGCCGCTCCCGGGTCTCCGGGTCGCCGTCCTCCCAGGGCACCCAGGTCAGCTCGCCGTCCTGGCAGTAGGCGTTGTTGTTGCCGCGCTGCGTGCGGGCGAACTCGTCCCCGTGGCTGAGCATCGGCACGCCCTGGGAGAGCATCAGCGTGGCGACGAAGTTCCGCATCTGCCGCTCGCGCAGCTCCAGCACGGCGGGATCGTCGCTCTCGCCCTCCTCCCCGCAGTTCCACGACCGGTTGTGGCTCTCACCGTCCCGGCTGTTCTCGCCGTTCGCCTCGTTGTGCTTGTGGTTGTAGGCGACCAGGTCGTGCAGGGTGAAGCCGTCGTGGCAGGTGACGAAGTTGATGGAGGCCAGCGGGCGCCTGCCGTCGTCCTGGTAGAGGTCGGAGGAGCCGGTCAGCCGGGAGGCGAACTCGGCGAGGGTGCGCGGCTCGCCCCGCCACAGGTCGCGCACGGTGTCCCGGTACTTGCCGTTCCACTCGGTCCACAGCGGCGGGAAGTTGCCCACCTGGTAGCCGCCCTCGCCGACGTCCCAGGGCTCGGCGATCAGCTTGACCTGCGAGACCACCGGGTCCTGCTGCACCAGGTCGAAGAACGACGACAGCCGGTCCACCTCGTGGAACTGCCGCGCCAGCGTCGCCGCCAGGTCGAACCGGAAGCCGTCCACGTGCATCTCGGTGACCCAGTAGCGCAGCGAGTCCATGATCAGCTGGAGGACGTGCGGCGAGCGCATCAGCAGGGAGTTCCCGGTGCCTGTCGTGTCCATGTAGTACCGGGGGTCCTCGGTGAGGCGGTAGTACGAGGTGTTGTCCAGGCCGCGGAACGACAGCGTCGGCCCCAGGTGGTTGCCCTCGGCGGTGTGGTTGTAGACCACGTCCAGGATGACCTCGATGCCCGCCTCGTGCAGGGAGCGGACCGCCGACTTGAACTCCAGCACCTGCTGTCCGCGGTCGCCCCAGGAGGCGTAGGCGTTGTGCGGGGCGAAGAAGCCGATCGTGTTGTAGCCCCAGTAGTTGTTGAGGCCCATCTCCACCAGCCGGTGGTCGTTGACGAACTGGTGTACGGGCATCAGCTCCAGCGCCGTCACCCCCAGCTCCGTGAGGTGCTCCAGGATCGCGGGGTGGGTCAGCGCCGCGTAGGTGCCGCGCAGCTCCTCGGGGAGCGCCGGGTGCGTCATCGTCAGGCCCTTCACATGGGCCTCGTAGATCACCGTGCGGTGGTACGGGGTGCGCGGCGGGCGGTCGTCGCCCCAGTCGAAGTACGGGTTGACGACGACGGACGTCATGGTGTGCGGCGCGGAGTCCATGTCGTTGCGCCGGTCCGGGGCGCCGAACGGGTAGTCGTACACCTCCTCGCCCCAGGAGACCTGGCCGCTGACCGCACGCGCGTACGGGTCGAGCAGGAGCTTCGCCGGATTGCACCGGAGGCCGCGCTCGGGTGCGAACGGGCCGTGCACCCGGAAGCCGTACCGCTGCCCCGGCATGATCCCGGGCAGGTAGGCGTGCCGCACGAACGCGTCCGTCTCGCGCAGCTCCACCGCCGTCTCCGTGCCGTCGTCGGCGAGCAGGCACAGCTCGACACGCTGGGCGGTCTCCGAGAAGACCGCGAAGTTGGTCCCGGCGCCGTCGTACGTGGCGCCGAGGGGGTACACCTGTCCAGGCCAGACCTGCATGGATACGAGCCCTCCGCTCCCGGCCCCTGGGGCCATTGCGCCCAGAGTCTCCCGGAAAGCGGCCGGACGTCCTACGAAATCGGCCGCACAGGCGGTATGACCACCCATCCGCACACGGCCGGCGGAACGGAATCGTACGTTTCGGCGACGCCGGCGGGCCTCCGCGAGCGCCCGGAGCGGCGCCGGGCGGTCCGCGGGCCCCTTTTCCGGCGGTGCCCGGCGTTCCGGTTTCCGGACCGGCGCCGGTCGTGGCCGGCATGCCCCCGAAGGCGTCGGGAAGGGGCGCGGGAGTCGCCTGGGGATCGAAGAAAACGATCAAAAAGAGAACCGGACGATCATCTTTGCGGCACCGCCGGACCCCCTCCGCGCCCCTGCTCCGCCACGGCCCCCCGGGTCGTCCGAGCGGCCTCGCGGGGGGACTACAGTGAGGACCGCTCACCCGGTCACGTGCCCTTCACGGGAACGGCCACGCCGAGGGCGGGAGTTGAGAAAAGAGGGTGCACTTCCGGCTGCACCGCCCGCCGCTCGCGGAGTACCCTTCCTTGATCGTTGAACGGGGCGGGGCTCGGGGGAGCGGAAGGCGGTGCGCGGGTGAGCTCGGGAGGGCTGGAGCTGCCCCCTGGTGAGGATGGTCACGAGGGGAGCTCCACGGACAACCCACCCGCTGGCGTGTCCCTGGCCCGGCCGGTCGAGATGGGCGCCCAGATCGGCCCCGAACTGGACTGGGGGGCCGACGTCTGGAGCGAGGTGCGCACCCGCGCCCAGCGCGCCGGCCGCGCCTACATCTGGCTGAACCTCGTCGAGCAGCGGCTGCGCGCCGTCGTCGCCGCCGTCCTGCGCCCCATCTACGAGCCCGTGCACGGCGAGGAGGACTGGGTCGTCGCGGCCGCCGGGCCCGCGGGCCAGGAGTGGGTGCAGCGGGCCGTCGCGGTGCGCGAGGTGAGCCGCCGCAAGGGCTACCTGCTGGACCCCGCCGACGACAACGTCGTCAGCTTCCTGACGCTCCCGCAGCTCCGCGAGCTGATGGTCCAGCACTGGCCCTGCTTCGAGCCCTACGTGGACGACCGCCGCGACGTCGAGCTCGCCCTGGACGAGCTGGAGGTCGCACGGAACGTCGTCTCCCGCAACCGCGCCCTGTCCGAGACCGTCCTCGCGCAGGCCGAGCGCGCCTCCGCAAGGCTGCTGGAGATCCTCGGCGCCGGCTCCGACCTGCCCTCCGCGCGGCGGCTGCCCATCGACGCCGTCGAGGACCTGGTGGGCGACCGGTACGCGGACGTCGTCGGGGTGCACCAGGACCGGGTGCGGCTGCTGCGGCAGTTCCCGGCCGAGGACATCTTCGGCGAGGCGCGGCGCGTCGACGCCATCGGGATAGGCCTGAACCTCCTGGTGCAGAACTTCTCCGGGCGCCGGCTGATGAGGCTCGGGGAGTCCGGCTGCCGGGTGCGGCTGCTCTTCCTCAACCCCGCGAGCAGCGCGGTCAAGCGCCGCGAGCGCGAACTCTCCCTCAAGCGGGGCGAGCTGAGCCGCACGGTGGAGATGAACATCCTGCACATGCGGCGGGTGCGCGCCCGGCTGCGCGACCCGGGCGCCTTCGAGATCCACGTCTTCGACGAGACGCCCCGCTTCACGGCCTACCTGGTCGACGGCGACGGCGCGGACGGCGTGGCCGTGGTCCAGTCCTACCTGCGCAAGTCCCGCGGCATGGAGACACCCGTCTTCGTGCTGCGCGGCGGCGGGCGGCTGGTGAAGCCGGGGGAGGCCGCCTCCGTGCCCGAGGGCAGCCTGTTCGCGACCTACCGCGAGGAGTTCGAGCAGGCCTGGTCCGACTCCCGGCCGGTCTCCTGACGTCTGGCCGGTGTCCTTTCGTCTGCCCCGCCTTCCGACGTCCGCCCGGTCTCCTCACGTCCGCCGGTCTCCTGACATCCCGTCCGCCGCGGCCCGGCGGCTCCCGGCACAAGCGGAATGCCGTCATCTGATTGTCAGTGGCCCGTGCGAAGGTGGAATCACTCGGGGACGCACCACGTCAGGCGCGTGCCGGAGGCCTTCGCGCGCCGCTGTGGCGTGCCGCCCAAGCGGCGGCATCGCGGCGGCTGCCGCCGGGCGGGAGTGTGGGCCCGCCCGCGGGGCGAGGGCGCTGTCGGGGACCGACTGTCGGGAACCACACGAGGGGGACGCATGGCCTGGCACACGGAACTGCTCATCGGCTTCGACCTGGAGACCACGGGGACGGACCCGGCCCGGGCCCGGATCGTCACGGGCGCGGTGATCGAGATCGGCGACGGCCGGCCGCTCGGCCGCAAGGAGTGGCTGGCCGACCCGGGCGTCCCCATCCCCCCGGAGGCGACGGCGGTGCACGGCATCAGCGACGCACGCGCGGCCACGGGCCGGCCGGCCGACGAGGTCGCCGACGCCATGGCGAGCGTCCTGTGCGACGCCTGGCGGACCGGCACTCCGGTCGTCGCGTACAACGCCACCTTCGACCTCACCCTGCTCGCCGCCGAACTCCGCAGGCACGGCCTGCCCTCGCTCCGGGACCGGCTGGACGGCGCCGACCCGTCCCCGGTCATCGACCCGTACACCATCGACCGCACCGTGGACCGCTACCGCCGTGGCAAGCGCACCCTCGAAGCGGTCTGCGCCGAGTACGGCGTGCCGCTGGAAGGCGCCCATGACGCCGCGGCCGACGCCCTGGCCGCTGCCCGGCTCGCCTGTGCGATAGCCGCCCGGCACCCCAAGGTCGCCGCCCTGCCGGCCGCGGAGCTGCACCGCCGGCAGATCCGCTGGTCGGCCCACCGCGCGGCCGACTTCCAGGCCTACCTCCGCCGCCAGGGCGACGCCACAGCGGTGACAGACGGCCGCTGGCCCCTGCGGGAACTCGCCGACCCGGCCGCCTGACGGCCCGCGGCGGCCGGGCCCGGGACCGGCCGGGCCGGGCACTCGCGTCCGAGCGGAGACGGGGTGCCCCACGGGGCGAGCCGCGGCGGGCCACCTCAGAGGCCGTGGTCGCCGCCGGCCACGGCGTGGAGTCGCGGCGGGCGGGCCCTGGGGTCCGGTCCGCGGTGGGGCACCCCGCGTCGTTCAGGGTGCCCCACCGAGGCGGTGTCCCACTGATCCGCCTGATCCGCCGGGTCTCAGTGGTCCGCCGCGCGGAGCCACACCGTCGTGTCGGGCGGCAGATTGCTGCCCGCGACCTCGCTGCTCGCCAGCACCACATCCCCGGCGGGCAGCGGCACGGAGGTCGCGGAGAGATTCGTCAGGCAGTGCCAACCGGAGGAGCGGACGAAGTGCAGGACGTCATCCGGCGCCGGAACCCACGTCAGGGTCTCGTCGCCGAGCAGCTTGCGGCGCAGCCGCAGTGCCGAGCGGTACAGCTCCAGCGTGGAGCCCTCCACACCCTCCTGCGCCTCGACCGAGAGCGGCCCGAAGACCGCGGGCTGCGGCAGCCAGGCGCCCCCGGGGCCGAAGCCGTACGACGGCCCCGAGCGGGTCCACGGCAGCGGCACCCGGCAGCCGTCGCGGCCCTTGCGGCTGCGCCCCGACTGCTCCCACACCGGATCCTGCAGGACCTCGGCGGGCAGCTCGGCGACCTCCGGAAGCCCCAGCTCCTCCCCCTGGTAGAGGTACGAGGACCCGGGCAGCGCCAGCATCAGCAGCGTCGCCGCGCGGGCCCGGCGCCGCCCCAGCGCGGGGTCCGCCATCGGCTCGGTGCCGTCCGACAGCAGCCAGGCACCCAGGTCGGTGCCGGCCGGCAGGGCGAGGCGGGAGGCGTGCCGCACCACGTCGTGGTTGGAGAGCACCCAGGTCGCGGAGGCCCCCGCGGCCTGCGCGGTCTCCAGCGAGGTGGCGATCACCTCCCGCAGCTTCACGGTCGACCAGTCCGTCTGCAGGTACTCGAAGTTGAAGGCCTGCCCCAGCTCGTCGGCCCGCGTGTACAGCACTCTGCGGGCGTTCTTCACCCACGCCTCGGCCACGGCCATCCGAGGCGGCGTGTACGAGTCGAGGACCTTGCGCCAGTCGCGGTAGATGTCGTGCACCTCGTCGCGGTCGTAGTACGGGTG comes from the Streptomyces sp. TS71-3 genome and includes:
- the treZ gene encoding malto-oligosyltrehalose trehalohydrolase; the protein is MEFEVWAPEAERVALQLTDGTRGMERDPARPGWWTAQADTADGTRYGFCLNGGPPRPDPRSRRQPDGPDGLSAVVDPARHARQAPWAGRGLAGAVLYELHVGTFTPEGTLDAAAARLGHLADLGVTHVELMPLCPFPGRHGWGYDGVAPWAVHEPYGGPQALGRFVDAAHGRGLGVVLDVVHNHLGPSGNHLAAFGPYFTETHQTPWGAAVNLDAPGSDEVRAYLVGSALAWLRDYRLDGLRLDAVHTLCDTRAYPFLEELSAAVDALAAEVGRPLFLIAESDLNDPRVITRRAEGGLGLHAQWSDDFHHALHAALTGECQGYYADYARAPLAALAKTLTHGFFHDGTYAGFRGRRHGRPLDRTRVAGHRLLGYAQNHDQIGNRALGDRLAASLSPGLLACAAALTLTSPFTPMLFMGEEWGATTPWQYFTDHTDPLIAEAVRKGRRREFAGHGWADGDGADAVPDPQDPATRDRSCLDWSQPGGETHARVLAWHRDLIALRAARTDLQDPDLAAVRVAYDEAARWCSVRRGDVTTAVNLGPEPVDVPVGRRAGAVLAAWRPADTGAPGPDGLLRLPAESAAVLAPADPARR
- a CDS encoding DUF1707 and FHA domain-containing protein, with the translated sequence MTPPSEPESIPARLSDAERDRAVTALKEAAAQGKLSYDTFLIRMERALAAREAGELALLTADLRGEGRMSRLVFGTVSALSGFTMRLGNAWRAERLPKLLLPAPADSRPLRIGRDPGNNLRLSHETVSLRHAELSLQSGLWVLRDLGSTNGTVVNGRRVVGAVVVRDGDQVSFGQMAFRLSAR
- a CDS encoding M14 family zinc carboxypeptidase — translated: MSHLMEQHYPSVPELISSARTLAAGRPDLGLLRQVGVSRAGRPLHLLSIGHAAQAVLVVAGAHANEPAGGSTLLHLAERALEDDELRADTAWHFLLCADPDGAALHRTPAPRTLLDYHRRFFRPAGPEQPEWSPSVLPPDRLPPETRALTGVIDELRPYLQVSLHGTDLGGSWVQLTKDIPGLAEPFAKSAAELHIPVETGASDAAGWPASGPGVHVMPEPGVDVAFPSLPDDVRMSTWHHAHRYGGLTAIVEVPMWASDLVDDESPHPAPDWELRRIAGRLRQDTLRVQEVLDEAWPRLPDTDGPLLRAARWVLALVPGLAEDWGRPPPPGATMASIGSIDAFGRRLPLRAAAMLLRVLEDSGDRAAPRLERLVAAWCASFAEQFRARWVPVDHQVAHQARTVIEAARHARVTV
- a CDS encoding RidA family protein, which produces MSPRTPANQPTPASPRPPANPRIALVNPEQLHPTPGYHHITVVEAGRTAYLAGQCPLDANGDLVGPESLNDQIDQVAANAVAALAAVAARPEDVVRSVVYVCGDESAVLGAAWHRLNRSVLGPAFRTAATLLGVASLGFRGQLVEVDLTAALPG
- the treY gene encoding malto-oligosyltrehalose synthase, translating into MTPVSAGPEVRVPTATYRLQLQPAFPFAAAAGAVPYLAGLGVSHLHLSPVLEAVPGSAHGYDVVDHARVRGELGGEEGLRALSRTARAHGLGLVVDIVPNHMAAVPRYNRALWEVLRQGPDCPYGRWFDIDWEAGGGQVLLPVLAGPLGGELDELRLTGAGRAGPYAAAAGTAGGEPAADMAGGRRAGAGRAFDGAADGGPCLRYGEQVLPLREGTERLPLPRLLDAQWYRLCWWRLARTELNYRRFFTVSELIGVRVEDPEVFRLTHAKVLGLLDEGVLDGLRVDHPDGLADPGGYLRRLHKACGGRWTVVEKILADGERLPAAWPVAGTTGYDALRQVDGVLTDPEGALELLALYRARVAAPADRGGEWAATVRRAARQVVAEELAAEVERLTRACARVCAADPGLRDHAPWALRTALRELLVRLPVYRPYDDTDAGWVLSREAAEDAKGAFAVPEEAAAVDVVRDLVLGRLGTGRDGEEFRARFAQTASALRAKAVEDTAFYRYGPLLSAAEVGGDPGLPALPPAAFHAHCARVQRAWPLTGTVLSTHDTKRSADARARIALLTECPERFAALLDEANALTAADGASVPGAGLAWAAWQTAVALADPRGPETARIRAALLKHVREAGLDTTWTEPDETYEKAVAGFAAAGPGGAPAHRLVTRFAATLAPHVRARVLGAALLHLTMPGVPDLYQGTEHDYRALVDPDNRVPARLPGTFGGDGREPRRTGGTTGTTSPVPASLSAEKAALTAAALRLRARRPAVFGEAASYRPLEAAGPAAAHCLAFLRTGAVLTAVTRLSLRLAEAGGWRGTRLTLPEGHWHDLLAIGHEFTGSILLEDLFRGAPVALLERVEGASGGVLGDP